The window TCTCGCCGCAGGAGTTTGTGTTCGATTTTGCCAGAATCATGCCCGGTCGGGACAAAGCCAAGGTTTACGCCAGGGTAATCATGACACCTGGACATGCCAAGATTTTGCATAAAGCGCTTGAGGATAATCTCAAGAAATATGAGAACCAGTTTGGCCAGATAAATATCCCCGGACAGGAAGAGAAGAATATCGGTTTCAAGCAGGAATAGGTTGGGGTAGTAGTAAGATATGTTGGTGCACGAGGACGTACACCAACCACTGAAATGGCTGGATTAGTGGGCGGCACACTTTGGTGGGCGGCACACGTCCCCGTGCGCCCCTGATTACCTGCTGGATTTACTTCAGCAGCAGCATCTTCTTAGCTTCGCTGTAATTGCCAGCTTGAAGCTT is drawn from Candidatus Zixiibacteriota bacterium and contains these coding sequences:
- a CDS encoding DUF3467 domain-containing protein, with translation MNKQPMPPQQRKLNIELGEKESEGIYSNLALIAISPQEFVFDFARIMPGRDKAKVYARVIMTPGHAKILHKALEDNLKKYENQFGQINIPGQEEKNIGFKQE